The sequence below is a genomic window from Streptococcus pantholopis.
AAGAAGACCGCGGTGCTGAAATTACCTGTCAGTTCTGTGGCCAGCATTATATATTTACAGAAAAAGATTTAGAGGAGATGATTGATGATAAAGCTTAAGCCCTCATTTAAGATTGGTCAGGTAACCATTCCCCGCCGCACTGTTCTGGCTCCTATGGCCGGTGTCACTAATGCTGCTTTTCGAACAATTGCTAAAGAATTTGGAGCAGGGCTGGTTGTTATGGAAATGGTCTCTGATAAAGGAATCCAGTATAACAACACCAAAACCCTGCACATGCTGCACATTGATGAAGGTGAACACCCTGTATCCATTCAGCTCTTTGGCAATGACGGAGAGAGCTTGGCCAGAGCCGCTGACTTCATTCAGACAAATACAAAAGCGGACCTTGTCGATATCAACATGGGCTGTCCGGTCAATAAGGTCGTCAAAAACGAAGCCGGTGCTATGTGGCTGAAAGACCCAGAAAAGATTTATTCCGTTGTCACAGCGGTCAAATCCGTTCTGGATATTCCCTTAACTGTCAAAATGCGGACGGGCTGGGCCGATCCCAGTTTGGCTGTCGAAAATGCCTTGGCAGCCGAAAGTGCAGGAGCTGCTGCTTTAGCCATGCATGGCCGTACACGTGAACAAATGTACACCGGCCAGTGCGACCATGACACACTGGCAAAAGTAGCTAAGGCCATTCAGCGCATTCCCTTTATTGCTAACGGTGATATCCGCTCCGTTCAGGATGCACAGTTCATGATCGAAGAAGTCGGTGCTGATGCTGTCATGATCGGCCGAGGTGCCCGCAGCAATCCTTATATTTTCACCCAAATCAATCATTACTTCGAAACCGGTGAAATTCTGCCGGATCTGCCTTTTGCAGAAATGCTGGCCATTGCCCGCGACCATCTCAAACGTTTGGTCGACCTCAAAGGCGAAGAAATTGCGGTTCGCGAATTCCGCGGCTTAGCACCTCACTATTTACGCGGCACCGCCGGCGCAGCCAAAATCAGAGGTGCGGTCGCCCGAGCCAAAACAGCAGCCGAAGTCGAAACAATTTTTGCCGCCATCTAAAACAAGATACAAAGCCCGTTAAAAGAGCAAAGCAAAAATAGGAGCCTGACCGCCGAGTCACTAAAGACTCAAGGGAGGGCTATCTTTTTTGCACAGAGCTTAGGGCGTGTTCAGTTCACAAGATACAAAGCCCGTTAAAAAATCCGTATGAAAATAGGGGATGGCAAGTGATGTCTTGCATCACGCTGACAGCCATCTTTTTCACTAGGATTTTAGGGCGTGTTCAGTTCAACAAGATACAAAGCCCGTTAAAAGAGCAAAGCAAAAATAGGAGACTGGACGAAGAGCGACAAAGCTCTAGGACAGTCTATCTTTTTTGCACAGCTCTTAGGGCGTGTTCAGTTCACAAGATACAAAGCCCGTTAAAAGAGCAAAGCAAAAATAGGAGACTGGACGAAGAGCGACAAAGCTCTAGGACAGTCTATCTTTTTTGCACAGCTCTTAGAGCGTGTTCAGTTCACAAGATACAAAGCCCGTTAAAAGAGCAAAGCAAAAATAGGAGACTGGACGAAGAGCGACAAAGCTCTAGGACAGTCTATCTTTTTTGCACAGCTCTTAGAGCGTGTTCAGTTCACAAGATACAAAGCCCGTTAAGAACGCAAAAGGAAAATAGGCGGTAAGTCCGAAATCTCTGATTTCGTAGACACACCCCTGCCAGAACGACTAGAACGGATTAACTTCCTTAATCAGATATTTGTTCATCCACAGAAATAAGAAAGCGAGGGCAATATTTTGCCTCATCATATCTTTATCTTTTCGCTTTAGCTTTTTTGGTTTAAAAAAGCTGTTTAGGTTGAGAGCAGGAACCTTAAAATTATTTTATTAAAATCAGAGATTTCTTGATGAATAGCGTGCCCTGAATTTTTAAAAATTATTTTTTTACAATTAATTCTTGACGCTAATTCATCGGAGTATTCTACTGGAATAACCTTGTCTAACGTTGCTCCAATGACTAATGTTTTTGATTTTATATCACCTAATTGCTCATAAACATCAAATGTTAAACAAGATTCTGCAAGAATACTGAATCTCTCTAAATCTTTTACCTTAACCATATATTTTAGAGCAACATGGATAAGCTTATGCTTTTTAAGATATTGTTTTGAATAGACATTGTCAATCATATTTGATAATAAAGCTTTTGCATCTCCCTTATCTGCTAATGCTATCCAATTATTGATAACATCATTTTGCTTCATATTATTTCTAGCAGTTGTTGCAACCAAAACAAGATGTTCAATTAAATCTGGATAATTTATTGCTAGGGACTGGGCTATCATACCGCCTTGCGAAACACCTACAGCATCAATCTTATGTATATTTAATTTATTCAAACAATAAGCAATCTCTTGGGCCATATCCTTTATTTGATAGCTTCTTTCAATAGTGTTTGGGTGATCAAATATCAGTACTTTATAATTTTTAGCGAATTTCCTATAAAAAAAGGCCATTTGTTTTGCTTTCCCTTTTATTCGCTCTGTACTAAGACCGGGTATTAAAAGAAGAAATTTTTCACCAGAACCAAACGTGATATAATGGATACTGTCTCCATGGAACTCTACTACTTTATTTTTTGCATTAATCATATATAGTCCCCTTACTTAGCAAAAAGACTGGCAATAAGCCAGTCTTTTTGCTATTTTCAAACTGATTGAGCAGGTTAATCTTTCTGACCAACTACATAGGTCAGCTGTTTCGCCTGTGCAGCCGAGAAGGTGCGGTAGGAAATCACTCCGAGACCCAGAGCGTTGGATTCAGAAATCAGGATTGAACCATCTTCCTTAACCTCTTCAACAATAGCTACATGGCCATAAGTACCGTCAGCACCGGCTTGACCGGGCGCAAATGAAACAGCATAGCCGACTTCAGGCTGATGGGTTGTCACATAGCCTGACTTATGCTGCCAATCGCCTCCGTTGCCCATATAGGCATCAAACCGATACCCCAATTCTTCAGCACGGTTAAAGACATACCAAGTACATTGGCCCCAAGGGTAGCTTGCAGCGATATAGCCAGATGCATTAACAGCTTCAGAAATACTGTAGCCGGCTGGAATTTCCGCATAAGTCACTCCGGAGATATTTCTCAGTTCAGCTGGAATTTCAGGGGTACCGCCGTGTTTGTCGATCCATTCGTCTAGATCTTCCATGATTTCAGCACGTTTTTTCCCTGTCCCGGAAGTATCGGTGAAGTAAACACCGCCATCAGCAACTGTATCCAACTGACCTAAAGCGAGTTTCTTAGCCTTATCATCCTGCCGTTTAAATGTTGTGTTTTTATTTTGGATAATTGTGACTTTAGTCAGCTCACGCACAGCCTTATCATCATTGTAGTTAGCTGCATTCTCGGGATTACTGTCAAAAGCCCCATAGCCAAATACATTTGAACCAGGAAGAGCCGCAACACCTGCTGAGCCAAGAGAGCTTTCAGCCATAGCAATAGCAACGATAGCGCGAACATCCAGTCCGCTGGCTTCTTCCCATTCCAGCAGCTTTTCACCATTGATACGGTTCTTATCATAAGCGACTCCTGTCGAAGCCAGATAGCCGTCCAGCTGCTCTGCGGTAATCCCGTAACGGTGCGACAGCAAATTATGCGTATAGGCATCATCGCCTGTCCAATGTTCTACATATGCACGATTAGTAGTTGTAGCATCAGCAATCTCACTGCTATCAGATAAAAACGGCAGACCAAAGGAGGATAAAGGATTGCCTCCCAAGGGATTGGCAGCCGCTTCTTTTCCGGCTGCGGAAGCTTTATCTGAGGCAGACTGGCTGCCTGATTTTTTTTCTGTTTTAGCAGCTCCGGAGTTTGTACTAGGAGCCGTTTCCTTTTCTGCAGCAGTCGTTGCTGAGGTTGTTGTCTCTGTCGTAGTCGTCGTGGTTGTGCTTTCCGTTGTATCGGATCCAGGGGCTTGCTCAGCGGAAGGCGCTGTATCGGTTTCAGCCCCACCTGCATCGTCTTCAGAAGCATCCGCGTCCGTATCAGGATCCGTTGCAGCTTCTTCTTCAGCAGTGTCCTCTTCTGTCGTAGTCGTGGTTGTCGTCGTTGTTTCTGCCGGTGTATCATCTGCAATAATAGAGGATACTTGGGTTAAGCCCGATGCTTCTGATAAAATCAAACCTGAAATAGTCAGTAATGCTAATAATTTTCTCTTGTAAGACATGAAATTCTCCTTAAATTATTTTTTCTTATAACTATCTATTCGAAAAAATGTCTTATTATATTGCTGCTATATGACATTATAACATTTTTCTAATGATTTTTCCTTAAAATAATTCCAAAAAAATGAGCCGAGAAGCATTTTTATCGGCTGATAATCAGAATTATTTTAAGAAAAAATTTATAAATAGCCCTAAGAAACTATTTTTTATCTGTCTGTACATCTTCTCCTTTCACATTATACCAAAAATATATAGAAAGAAAAGGACTTTTGCTCACAGAGGTTATTTGTTATTTTTTTAAATTTTTAATTTTCAATCAGCTGTTTTTGTATCGTCAGCCGTCTTAAGCATCTCCGTGGAATCCTGACGGTTGGCCACCTTCAAAGCAATCTTAAAGCGCGCATTGGACCAAATCTGATCGTTGACCACACCTGACGGCTTCTGGGTCGCTAGGATTAAATGCACTCCCAAGGACCGACCCAAACGGGCCGTCGACACCAAATCGTCCATAAAGTCCGACTGGTTGGCCTTCAGCTCCGCAAACTCATCACTGATGAGAAACAGGTGAGGCAGTGGCTCTGCAGCCTCCCCTTCCTTATAAAGCTTCTGGTAGGCATTGATATGATTGACCCCGTACTGAGAAAAGAGCCGCTGACGCCGCTTCAGCTCCGCATCGATGGCAATCAAAGCCCGCCTGGACTGAGCCCCGTCCAGATTGGTAATCGTCCCTAAAAGATGAGGCAGGTCCTTAAAGAGATTAGCCATCCCCCCTCCCTTATAGTCAATCAAGAGAAAGCCCACATCATAAGGGTGAAAGCTGACCGCCAAACTTAAAATATAAGACTGAATCAGCTCCGACTTCCCTGACCCTGTAGTCCCCGCAATCAAA
It includes:
- the dusB gene encoding tRNA dihydrouridine synthase DusB, whose product is MIKLKPSFKIGQVTIPRRTVLAPMAGVTNAAFRTIAKEFGAGLVVMEMVSDKGIQYNNTKTLHMLHIDEGEHPVSIQLFGNDGESLARAADFIQTNTKADLVDINMGCPVNKVVKNEAGAMWLKDPEKIYSVVTAVKSVLDIPLTVKMRTGWADPSLAVENALAAESAGAAALAMHGRTREQMYTGQCDHDTLAKVAKAIQRIPFIANGDIRSVQDAQFMIEEVGADAVMIGRGARSNPYIFTQINHYFETGEILPDLPFAEMLAIARDHLKRLVDLKGEEIAVREFRGLAPHYLRGTAGAAKIRGAVARAKTAAEVETIFAAI
- a CDS encoding alpha/beta fold hydrolase; this encodes MINAKNKVVEFHGDSIHYITFGSGEKFLLLIPGLSTERIKGKAKQMAFFYRKFAKNYKVLIFDHPNTIERSYQIKDMAQEIAYCLNKLNIHKIDAVGVSQGGMIAQSLAINYPDLIEHLVLVATTARNNMKQNDVINNWIALADKGDAKALLSNMIDNVYSKQYLKKHKLIHVALKYMVKVKDLERFSILAESCLTFDVYEQLGDIKSKTLVIGATLDKVIPVEYSDELASRINCKKIIFKNSGHAIHQEISDFNKIILRFLLST
- a CDS encoding CHAP domain-containing protein: MSYKRKLLALLTISGLILSEASGLTQVSSIIADDTPAETTTTTTTTTEEDTAEEEAATDPDTDADASEDDAGGAETDTAPSAEQAPGSDTTESTTTTTTTETTTSATTAAEKETAPSTNSGAAKTEKKSGSQSASDKASAAGKEAAANPLGGNPLSSFGLPFLSDSSEIADATTTNRAYVEHWTGDDAYTHNLLSHRYGITAEQLDGYLASTGVAYDKNRINGEKLLEWEEASGLDVRAIVAIAMAESSLGSAGVAALPGSNVFGYGAFDSNPENAANYNDDKAVRELTKVTIIQNKNTTFKRQDDKAKKLALGQLDTVADGGVYFTDTSGTGKKRAEIMEDLDEWIDKHGGTPEIPAELRNISGVTYAEIPAGYSISEAVNASGYIAASYPWGQCTWYVFNRAEELGYRFDAYMGNGGDWQHKSGYVTTHQPEVGYAVSFAPGQAGADGTYGHVAIVEEVKEDGSILISESNALGLGVISYRTFSAAQAKQLTYVVGQKD